The Primulina huaijiensis isolate GDHJ02 unplaced genomic scaffold, ASM1229523v2 scaffold11261, whole genome shotgun sequence region TTCGTCTCACATCAACTTTCAAACTCTATCACTTTGATATATTTTCCAACTGATTACAATTTAAATCGCATGTTTCATGAATGATATCTTTCTCTTGGCCGAAGGAACAAGCACAAAAAACAGATTTGAAGAAGCTGTGACAGAACTTGCTTTCATTAGACTAAAAACTTTCGATCTCATCGTTGTTTATTAACAAATTTCAATGCTTTCGGGAAGAACAAAAAAACATTTGTGGTGCACAATCAGTGCacaatatatatgtacatacaCACACGTGCGCGCGCGATCTCATGTGTGTAAATGCATTACTGGCCTatctcaaataagagatataaCAAATGCGGAAAGGAATCCGCACCTGGATCAAACAAATTCAAATCGCATAAGAAGCTTCACAGAATTGTACTCGTCCCCCTTCCGAGAATGAAGTGGAACTGCCCGAATGCCTTTTCTCAACTCCGATATGGGAAGGGATGTTTGGCCTCCAAAGTCATCCTTCTCCGACGTATCATGTTCGTGAACTTCAATACGAAGGACTGCTAGTTCAGGAACTGTTAATGGGAACTCAAACACCTCATCCCAATTTGGTATCCAGTTGTCTTCAAGAATCTTTGTTTTCTTCATGGTGGAATCTGCGGGAACTCCAGCAATTCCTACCTGAGGATGAACAAATGTGACATATTCAGACCCTGTGGTATGTTATGCATCTAAAGTACATAAAATATGATAGTAAAATAGGTTCCAATGAATGCTATTAGAATTAAGGTCATGAGTTGGATTAATGATGAATACCTAAATGGGGGCAATCCCTCGATAAGGgattattatataattacatTTGCGGCGAGGCTCAGGGGTGAGTCAAAGTGTTTAGCAAAATAGGCCACCAAAGAGGAGCTCATCCGTGGGTTGAGACTCGAACCACAATAAAACcttttgaattatatatttatctccAACTACAAGTGGAGAGATTAGCCCTCAATCTTGTGACATCTAAAGATAACATGTAAAATTATAGGTGTTTTTTTCCTCGTGCCTTGTTTTAGGCATCTAAACACAAGCAGAGTCATAGAAAGAATACGACCATTAAATAGGGACATAGTCTAACGGATTGGTAGAGAATGCTAAACCAAAGAGTCAATAAGATTCATTGAATACGATTGATAGCTGATTAGCTGAAGCTGCTTCATTTGTAGAACCAGTCAAACAACAGAACTATAACTATAtaggaaataaaaaaaacttgcaaAATGTATCACTCACCCTTGCATAGAAATCTGGGGGAGAATAAGCATCAAAATGTGTATGACGGAAGTCATAATACCATCCTTCACCCATATACAGAGTCACCTGTTTAACAGAAAGGATGATTGGACAAAATATGGAGTAAAGCTCATCTTTGAAGTGCTGCGGGAtattttttagagaagaagCCTGCAGACTACCTTCAAAGTTGTTTTAATTGGCAATCTAGCATCTGGATCAAAGACCTCGCCACGTGAGCCATCCTTCAATAAAAAATCTGGTTTTTTAACGTATCCACAGCCGCCGTTGGCTCTGAACATGCCATGCATCAACCAAAGTGATTTTCCATACCCCTGTTCAGATACAAGAAGTACATTTTAGACCCCGGAATAACTAATAAACAAATATGCACCAAGTGAAGAAAGCCATGATAGTatgatttgattaaaaatttctGTGTCCTCAACTTTCTCAATCTTATAATGCTCTAACCTGCATGTTAAATGCAACCAATTGAGCCCCATGCGCCCATCCGATAAATGGATTGTAATTGGATGAGTCAAAACGTATACCTTTTGGGTATATTCTCAGTAAATTCCTACGTGTAAACCTGCAGAAAACAAAGAACATGAACACCTAGTGACATGACCCTAATCCTAATAGTGAGCGGAGATCAAAGCCTAATGGATGGAGCCAAGATTGATTCAAGTAACAAATTAGAAGACAAGGAATCACAATGGACCAAGCTAATTGAGCGGACTACTTGATCATGGGTAGGTTTACTATATTAACTTATCAATTAAGGCCTAATTATTGTTGACGGGACTCcagttaatttatttattgttttcatGCTATCTTTTAGGTAGAATTTTTATGGGCTAAGTCAAATGTCGTTCTAAGCTATTTCGTTGATAGCTTAGGATTTACaagtacacacacacacatttaggCAAATGATTTTTGTAAGAGTTAAACATGTATCATCGATGAAATTGCTGGTTCCTTTCTCATTTCTTCCGGATATGCAAACAAatctatcaaatattttaaaatccattCTTATGGCTTCAAAATTCAGACTTATAGTCTTCATTCTTTGAAGGGGTGGCATCCAACAACTCAAAAACTTTAGTGAAACTCGGTTGACTCCATTAGTAAACACTGAGAGACACATAAAATTACTTGTTGAAATGGATGGTATCATAGTAGAGAGCTGcttcaatcattttttttattattattttgtgctGTATAATTCTTCTATACTATGTCCAGTACAATTTCAGAAACTCCCGACCTTTTTATTATCGTCTCCATTTTTTCAGAATAAGTCACAGTTGGTTATCTTACAAACTAGGAAAACAATTCTTGAAATGAGAATGGAGCACACTCAACCGCAAAAGATTAAAAGTAAGCTGTATCAACATACCTCACTATATCTTTTCCATAAGTTATAATGGCCTTTTCAAGCTCTTGTTCGCTCAAGCTAAGACGTCTCACTTTATCAGGATCCACCTTCAGCCACTCCTGCATTCCACCCTTCCCCTTCCCAGCATGAATAGCAACCAACCGCCTATATTCTGGTGCTACCTTTTGCTGAGACTTATGATACTCGttatcatcttcttcttcttcatcaacaTCTTCATCTAAATCATAATCCTTTTGGAGAAAGCATAGATAATTCAAAACTAGAGAAATAGTCTGCAATCAAATGACATTAAGTGTGAAGTTTAACCATATACCTTATCGTCATTGGCTTTAAAGCTTTTATCTTCTTTTCCCCAAGCTTCGGTAGCTGaatttctttcattctttgagCCACTCTTTTTTGATTCAAGAACCTTGGCTTTTAAGTACTCTTTGGGTGGTTTGGTTGATATAATAACCCTTTTCTTTAGAGAATCTGGTGAGGGAAATTGTCTTAAGCTTTCTGGACCAGGGGAAAACAGCATCTCTCCAAATGTTTGGGTGATCATCTAGATTCCATCAACAGAAAAGTGGTTATGACATTGCTGGCACTCTTTCTCTGTGATGGAGTCAATTTACATACCTCAGCCACTTTTGCCTGAAGTTCCGGGGTGAGATGGTCCTCCAGTGTTATTATGACAGGATATTCAGAGGCAGTAAAAGCATGTTCCTTGATTGATCTCAAACATTTTAGGAGTTGAACGGGGGTGGTCAATGTCCTAAACGtacaaaaaaaaaggagaaattcTAAGAAACGGGTAGGAGAGAGAAAATGGATCAGATTGTATGACATAAAGTTTGgcatgataaaataataaatcatgaatAAGAAATTGAAACTTAACGTCATCgataataaattaaaaggaCGTGCAAACAGCTGATACCTCCCATGTAGAACATCCACATCGTCTCCAGCGGAACTAGGCCATATATCCAATTCAATAACTCTCACGCCTCTATGCAATGCATTTATGATCGGAACGTCGCTGCAGTCACTACTTAATTGATTCCCTGTCAGATAAGAATTGTGGCCAGTGTATATGAAGTAATGAGAGATCGGAGCATTCATGTCATGATGAACCTGGAAAGAAAATAGTTTTAGAAAACTTGCATTTCCATTGAAGACCACAATCAAGGAAATGACTTATATCAAAATGTCCGGTACAGGTGCCAGGTTTGAGCCATTGAAAGGCATGAATAAAGCAAAATAACAGAAAAGCAATTACACTGCTGTTCTAATCAAGATATAAATACTTTTCGCTTATTGGGGAATGCCCAAACTCTTCATAACAGCATCCCAAGCTCCGGAAAGggaaaaatataagaaatgtGAGTGGAAACTTCAAAACACATTTCAAGCAGAAACATTGAAATGATAAGCTGGTGGAAACAAGATGATGCCTAGACTCATTTCCCAAAATTCCCCAGGAGCTCCTGATCTCACTCTCACGCCTTACTTTCAGGTAAAAGCAGAGCCTTTTCATCCCGAAGTTGCAATAATCTTGGCAGAATGAGTGAGGTAATATCACCATCTGGCCTTAAGTCCTTGGTTATACTTTTACAAACTTCGAAAATAAAAACCCCCCCACATCTGAAATATTTATCTTCCCACGTTTAAGATTTATAGATACTGCTCTCGTTTAGCCTCAACTATAGTCTTTACTACATATGAgatatcaaatatcaaaattaataaatccaaatgaaatttcaagaattgctattttttcaattgtagtttaaatgttatttctttgtttttctcttttgaACATACTAAACTGAAACTTAAGGGTATACTTCAGACAGAAAACGACAAATAACATAGTAAAGTTCCTACCTTTGGTATCTTTCTTGCCGCAGGAGCAGTTTCTGGTGAGTGATTTAGCAACTGAAATATCCAATTGAAGGAGAAAGTGACAATGCACAAAgatgtttcaaatttttatttggtGTAGAATTATGTGATGGATTTTTTGTGTTCATCTAAATTTGgggtaatttatttattaacttCCAGGGAGATCATCCCCTCTAAATTTGAAGTCACTTCTCTATCACTATGCTATGGGTAATGTATTAGGTGTTATAGAATATGCGTGCAGCACTCCTGCGAGAAGACAGTAAAATTTCCATGCAAAAGAGAAAAGCTGCATGGGTATCCAAAATATGACGACAATTTTGATCCCGGAAATTTTGAAATAGAAAATCATTAATCTGTTGATAAATGGTTTTAAAAAAGGGTGAGAAAAGTTACCCCCAATTTGAAATTGATAGGCGGATTAGCGTTCCCGAACAGGTACTTGAAGAAGGCCTCGAGATTCATCCCCCGGCGATGAAACACGTTGAAATGTCTCGTCTCGTTCATTATATCCTTCGCGTCCTCCACCGTCGCGTTCTCCTCTCTCTGAACCTCAACGAGAAACCGCCGCAGATGATCCGCGCTCATCACCCCATTCTCGGAATAGTCGTAGAAAATATCCTTAATGTCCGCCGGTGCTTCTGCAGCTGCCAGACGGAACCTTCTCCGAAAGCAGAAGCAGATTCTGTACGACTGCTTCGACATTAAAGAATCTTGATTAAATTGGAGCGAAGATTTCCACTGTGAATGGAAACAAAGAATCGATGCATTGCTTTTGTAAGGGTTAAAGCGGGGAACATATGAAGAATATTGATTTGGCGGGTAACGCAATGGATGACGTGGAGTAGTACGAGGAATGGGATTATATAATCGGTGAgtgattaaaaatttaattataacaaataatttattaaaagaacaaaataaattcctttattaatttgagaatttcatATTTCTTTTCATCAATTATGCAATTATACTTTAGGGAAAGTGaaagttttttatttatcatttatatcgttaatataataatttttataagtaggataagaaattattgaatgatataaattatttaatttgaaatatgaCCTTTTTTTACTTATatacataattaatattatttatcattttaaaaaataaaaaaacaatcggaaatattagttaaataataataactaataGTAAAAAGGAGcgttattgatattattttgtgGAGGAACTCTCAAACCATTATAAATGATCGTTCAACTACCTGattaaaaattactttttatatatagatatataaaatcatcacaaaaattcttgtgagacggtctcacggatcaatttcgtggtcgaatctcttattcgggtcatccatgaaaaagtattaatttttatgttaagattattattttttattgtgaatatcggtagggtttacccgtctcacagataaaaattcgtgagaccatatcaaaaaagacctactctaaaatcattaaatcaaaacAAGAACTTGAGAAACCACAATTAAGTAAGAATATAagatatatgttatttttaaaatttttcatttttatattaaatttacttttttttcctCAAATGATGACAATGAGAGATTATtgtctaactaaaataaaattaattcgtCAAAGAGTATAAAAACTAAACCCAACTTTAGGTGTGGGATAAATCAATCTCACAAACTTACTACTTGCATTTAAGATTCAACAagctttaatttaataattcttTATTTTACCTAACAATTTGGTAATATTCCTATGTAATTCATTGCCACTCGATTTCCAAAacttgctggaagagattttatATGGATTTGTAGCTTACGAGAGAAATTACTCATTAACAACGGTTTGCCACATTTATGCATAAAACCACtttcaattttcatttaatttaatttcatgaattaattaAGCCTCCCGGATTTGACCACTACATAACTTAGCCGGAGGCGTGTAAAGTTCCAATTTCCAAGTCATTTCCCCCTTGAAGTCAAATGTACTATTTAGAACCTTCTTCCCCTCCATTTTGCCATCTCCCCCCCTCCTCCATTTCCATTCCCTGCTAATATCCCTTATTTTTCTCACACAGAAATTGTCCGTCCAAAAAGAGAGTATTGAAATCTGTAATGGGTTTCTCGAAAGAAGAAAAAGCATTAAAGAAATTAGCATTTCTGTTAGTTCCAAGATGGATGAAGACTTTGTTCTTCTTGATCACTATGTTGGTTTCTTTACTCTTATTTTCAGCCCCAATTCTTCTGATAATCACCGACGTACTCCTTCCCACCGCTCTGTTTTCCGCTTCTCTTCCGCTGCCGCATCCTTCTTTCACTGATCTGGAAACCCTTTTGGGCAATCTGAATAGCTACGACTTTCGCCTCTCCCTCATCGATATTCCTCTCGTCTCCATTGCTCGATCAGCTATCATTCTATGTAAGTATATATCTTGTTCACTCATACTGTCGTACGTACATGGGCTAAAATTAAGCTGATCAACCTGTCTTTCTTATCGATCTTTTAGGTGTTTATAGTCTCTGCGACGGTCCGAGGTTGTCGAGGTGGCCGTACCTGGGAGTCTCCACCGTCTGCTCGGCGGCGTCGTTGGTGTTTGTGTCATTGAAAGGTTCCTACGTATTGATGAATGGTGGGTATTCAAGCGGCGGCACATATGCTAAAGCGGCGGAGTTGGGTTTATACATTTCGTCTTTAGGATTGGCCATTGGGCACGTCGCAGTGGCATATaggaccagttgcagggagagAAGAAAACTTCTTGTTTACAAAATCGATATTGAAGCTGTAAGTCACCATTTCCGCATTTTATTTTCTCCTTTTCCCCGCCATTATTGCTCGTATTTATTAAAACCACAATTTGAGATATAACATtatatatttacaaaatatGATTGAGTTATAAAATACATTTGCATCCACATTGCGACAGGTATCTGCTTGCAAGAATGGGTTTCCTAAAAATCAATACTTCAACAAGCCAAGAGATACACATATGAAGAGCTGAAACCTAGTCAAACACGAAACCATGGACAAGCCACGAATTTTCAGAGGATTTGAAAGGGTGATCTTCTAGAAGGGCCGGTCGATGCAGGCAGGTCAAAAGGATCACATTTACATAGTAAGAAGCAAAAGGTCGGCAGAACATGACAATTCATTGTAAATACCTTGTGTTCGTATTGTTTCGAAAACACGATGATGCACTGTATCATTCATTATTCCTACGATCGAGAGATGCCGCAGGTGTTTtcaataaccaaaaaaaaattgtttgaggtTATGCTACCGTACCGCGGGTTTCTTATCAccaaaaaaaagaaggaaaatgtGATTTTAATTTGTAAGTTTATGTGAGGTTTGCAGTGTTTGACTCTGTTAATTAATAGAATAAAGGTGTGTTTGGTTGAGTGGATTAAATAATGATAGATTAATAGTCAAACAATTATCCaatgtttggttaaaattttaagatgttttaataatcattttgacctGATTTAAGATCCAATTTTGTGGATAactatttgattattaatctaacaaaTCAAGTGGGATACATTGTCAAAACTCAATAACTTATATTTTTCTCCTCTTATTTCTTAGAGTGTTAagttatttattgaataaaaaatttattttagagtGTTGTACGTCGATCctgatatttaatatatatcattattatttaatttgatttaaattttaaaaaatataaagttatatttttattttgaaacaataatttatttgtatatattttaataaaataataaaaactaaattttaatgTTGGTTATGtttatcaataatatttttatttttattatattttattttNNNNNNNNNNNNNNNNNNNNNNNNNNNNNNNNNNNNNNNNNNNNNNNNNNNNNNNNNNNNNNNNNNNNNNNNNNNNNNNNNNNNNNNNNNNNNNNNNNNNNNNNNNNNNNNNNNNNNNNNNNNNNNNNNNNNNNNNNNNNNNNNNNNNNNNNNNNNNNNNNNNNNNNNNNNNNNNNNNNNNNNNNNNNNNNNNNNNNNNNNNNNNNNNNNNNNNNNNNNNNNNNNNNNNNNNNNNNNNNNNNNNNNNNNNNNNNNNNNNNNNNNNNNNNNNNNNNNNNNNNNNNNNNNNNNNNNNNNNNNNNNNNNNNNNNNNNNNNNNNNNNNNNNNNNNNNNNNNNNNNNNNNNNNNNNNNNNNNNNNNNNNNNNNNNNNNNNNNNNNNNNNNNNNNNNNNNNNNNNNNNNNNNNNNNNNNNNNNNNNNNNNNNNNNNNNNNNNNNNNNNNNNNNNNNNNNNNNNNNNNNNNNNNNNNNNNNNNNNNNNNNNNNNNNNNNNNNNNNNNNNNNNNNNNNNNNNNNNNNNNNNNNNNNNNNNNNNNNNNNNNNNNNNNNNNNNNNNNNNNNNNNNNNNNNNNNNNNNNNNNNNNNNNNNNNNNNNNNNNNNNNNNNNNNNNNNNNNNNNNNNNNNNNNNNNNNNNNNNNNNNNNNNNNNNNNNNNNNNNNNNNNNNNNNNNNNNNNNNNNNNNNNNNNNNNNNNNNNNNNNNNNNNNNNNNNNNNNNNNNNNNNNNNNNNNNNNNNNNNNNNNNNNNNNNNNNNNNNNNNNNNNNNNNNNNNNNNNNNNNNNNNNNNNNNNNNNNNNNNNNNNNNNNNNNNNNNNNNNNNNNNNNNNNNNNNNNNNNNNNNNNNNNNNNNNNNNNNNNNNNNNNNNNNNNNNNNNNNNNNNNNNNNNNNNNNNNNNNNNNNNNNNNNNNNNNNNNNNNNNNNNNNNNNNNNNNNNNNNNNNNNNNNNNNNNNNNNNNNNNNNNNNNNNNNtaaaaaaaataattaaatgaaatgaacatgtaatccaaatgcatctNcaactaagcattgaacattttgaaatacttacttttatttgcgaaatacctaatttcaattttaaatacttgatttggtaattgagatactcataaaagttaataaaatactgaatattctAGTAGACAATGTAATTCCATCAAGTGCTCACATTTCTATGCAACATGCATTTAGATGACATGTACatctcatttaaatattttttaatttttttttaaaaaaaaaacaaattcgaaactaagcattgaactttttgaattacttagttttacttgtgaaatacctaatttcaattttaaaatacttgatttggtaaatgagatactcataatgggtattaaaatactggatattcgaatatgcaacgtaagttcaccaagtgctcgtatttccatccaagatacatttggatgacatgttcatttcatttaattatttttttatttaaaaaaaaaaacaaatccgtAACTaatcattgaactttttcaaatacttagttttacttgcgaaatacctaatttcaattttaaaatatttgatttagtaaatgagatactcagaatgggtattaaaatacttgatattcgaatatgcaatttaagttcaccaagtgctcgcattcCCATctaagatgcatttggatgacatgttcatttcatttaattattttttttattgttaaaaaaaatcgtaactaagcattgaaaattttcaaatacttagttttatttgcgaaatacctaatttcaattttaaaatacttgatttggtaaatgagatactcataacgagtcttaaaatactggatattcgaatatgtaacgtaagttcaccaagtgctcgcgTTTCCATCCATGATGCATTTGGATTACATGTTCAAGGACTTTTCAGCAGCCACAAAGCTTTGAAATAGAAAAAAAGCTTAGAGCGAAGATTTGAAGATTTTCGGACGATGTTCTTCGAGAGAATAGcctgtgataggaacgagtagcataatccgtggatttacaatttacagAGAAATATAAAGTCGGATACACGTCGATAGTCATAATCCAATAGGTCGAAAGCTCTGAGATTTAATAAAACGACATGCAATTCACAATTGATGAATAATTAAAtagatttaattacttcactaagTTGAATTAGTTTGACATAACTTGAGAGGAAGTGTTCAATTAGATATGAAATCTCGTCGAAAGCATAGATAATTGTCGAATGAATTAACTAGATTAGCGAGGGGTAGATGAACcgagattcccaacaaattcatttctcattgaactttaatcaatcattctagcctatttatttcataatttaatcCTTGAATCATttcattg contains the following coding sequences:
- the LOC140965578 gene encoding uncharacterized protein, with amino-acid sequence MGFSKEEKALKKLAFLLVPRWMKTLFFLITMLVSLLLFSAPILLIITDVLLPTALFSASLPLPHPSFTDLETLLGNLNSYDFRLSLIDIPLVSIARSAIILCVYSLCDGPRLSRWPYLGVSTVCSAASLVFVSLKGSYVLMNGGYSSGGTYAKAAELGLYISSLGLAIGHVAVAYRTSCRERRKLLVYKIDIEAVSACKNGFPKNQYFNKPRDTHMKS
- the LOC140965571 gene encoding phosphoinositide phospholipase C 2-like isoform X2, with amino-acid sequence MNAPISHYFIYTGHNSYLTGNQLSSDCSDVPIINALHRGVRVIELDIWPSSAGDDVDVLHGRTLTTPVQLLKCLRSIKEHAFTASEYPVIITLEDHLTPELQAKVAEMITQTFGEMLFSPGPESLRQFPSPDSLKKRVIISTKPPKEYLKAKVLESKKSGSKNERNSATEAWGKEDKSFKANDDKDYDLDEDVDEEEEDDNEYHKSQQKVAPEYRRLVAIHAGKGKGGMQEWLKVDPDKVRRLSLSEQELEKAIITYGKDIVRFTRRNLLRIYPKGIRFDSSNYNPFIGWAHGAQLVAFNMQGYGKSLWLMHGMFRANGGCGYVKKPDFLLKDGSRGEVFDPDARLPIKTTLKVTLYMGEGWYYDFRHTHFDAYSPPDFYARVGIAGVPADSTMKKTKILEDNWIPNWDEVFEFPLTVPELAVLRIEVHEHDTSEKDDFGGQTSLPISELRKGIRAVPLHSRKGDEYNSVKLLMRFEFV
- the LOC140965571 gene encoding phosphoinositide phospholipase C 2-like isoform X1, with the protein product MSKQSYRICFCFRRRFRLAAAEAPADIKDIFYDYSENGVMSADHLRRFLVEVQREENATVEDAKDIMNETRHFNVFHRRGMNLEAFFKYLFGNANPPINFKLGVHHDMNAPISHYFIYTGHNSYLTGNQLSSDCSDVPIINALHRGVRVIELDIWPSSAGDDVDVLHGRTLTTPVQLLKCLRSIKEHAFTASEYPVIITLEDHLTPELQAKVAEMITQTFGEMLFSPGPESLRQFPSPDSLKKRVIISTKPPKEYLKAKVLESKKSGSKNERNSATEAWGKEDKSFKANDDKDYDLDEDVDEEEEDDNEYHKSQQKVAPEYRRLVAIHAGKGKGGMQEWLKVDPDKVRRLSLSEQELEKAIITYGKDIVRFTRRNLLRIYPKGIRFDSSNYNPFIGWAHGAQLVAFNMQGYGKSLWLMHGMFRANGGCGYVKKPDFLLKDGSRGEVFDPDARLPIKTTLKVTLYMGEGWYYDFRHTHFDAYSPPDFYARVGIAGVPADSTMKKTKILEDNWIPNWDEVFEFPLTVPELAVLRIEVHEHDTSEKDDFGGQTSLPISELRKGIRAVPLHSRKGDEYNSVKLLMRFEFV